The sequence below is a genomic window from Roseivirga misakiensis.
AGCCCCTATACTCAACCCAAAAATGTTATTCGAAGCCCCTTCATGCCTCAATACAAAGCCAGGAAAGAAATCATCGAAGGCATCTTGCGTATCGAAGGTAACGTCACCATTTCGAATACCTTCGAAAATCTGGGTAGACCAAGTTTCATCAACGCCTATTGAGTAAGTGGAATCAAATTTATCTATCATGACATCCCCTGAAGCAAGTAACATATTAGTTTGAGCTAATTCGTTTCGGGTAATGTAAGTGGTATCCTTGAACTCTTCTCCAATTTGGTAGGCTCTTAGACTCAGTTCACGATTACTCGCGGTATCATACAAATAACTCACTCGGAAATTTATTCGAGTAGAATCCAAAACAGATTCTTCAAGTGTAGGATGAGTTGATTCATTCAAATCTAATGCGATGAAAGCCTTAGCCTGCATTGTTCCGAATTCTGAACCAACGTGCTCTCCGACCATCAACCTTCCGGTACTAGAGGAAGGAATGGAGTCGAGCCACACCAAAGAGGTACCTAATGAAATTTCCTCAACGTCAAATTCAATTGGCGCTACATCATCAGAGCCCAATCCAAATTCACCTTTCTCCTCACAAGAATTAAATATAACAATGCCCAAGATGAGCGTCGCGTATATTCTAATCTTAGCCAACAAGTTCATTATATAAGTTATAGTAGGAATCTAAAAAGTCATCGTCTTTCTCTATGGTACTGACTGTTTTACCCTGTCCAATTTCACTAAATAGGTTGCTTAGCACATCACTAGCTTCTTCTTCAGCTCTAATAACAGCATCAGCGTATTCTGCACCTGTCTTAATGAAACCAGCAAAATCAGCACTTTTAAGGTTTTCGAGCATACTATCTTCAATATCCATCATCTTCACTTTATCTAATAAGTCTGCTCCAAACTGGTGAGCAAAAGCATTATTATAAATAGTGAATACCGATCTCGTATTTTGGAAAATAGGATCGTTTTTGTAGGTAGTTTTTAAGTACAATGGTATTAAACTAGTCATCCAATCATTACAGTGAACGATATCTGGCGCCCAGCCAAGTTTCTTCACTGTTTCAAGAACGCCTTTACAGAAGAAAATTGCCCTCTCATCATTGTCTTCATAGAAATTATCTTCTTTATCGAAGAAAACTGACTTTCTATGGAAATAGTCTTCATTATCAATAAAATATACTTGAAGTTTGGCATTTGGGATTGAAGCGACCTTAATCACTAATGGCTTCTCTTCTTCACCAACAGAAATATTAATTCCTGAAAGCCTAACTACTTCATGCAATCTATTCTTTCGCTCATTGATGAGACCAAAACGTGGCACTAGAATTCGAATTTCCATACCTCTCTCTTGCATAGCTTGAGGTAATTTTCTTACAAAATCTGCAACTTCAGAAGTTTGAAGAAATGGTTGAATTTCGTTTGCAACGTACAGAATTCTTAATTTTGACATACTAAATGGGAATTTAATGAAAACTCTTCCTTGAAAAAGAGCCACAAAATTACGGTATTTGGGTCAAAAAACCTTCAATTTTACAGAAAAAGGCAATGAGCCTGTCATCACCCCTCGTTAATATAGGTTAAATAGAAAATGAAAGTTTTTCAAACCATTGTTCAAATCCGCGAAAAAGTACAGTCTTTCAGGGCTCAAGGAAGAACCATTGGGTTTGTACCAACTATGGGTGCCTTGCACCAAGGACACTTGGCTTTAGTCCAGTCATCGAAACAAAACTGCGACATTACGATAGCTAGCATTTTTGTAAACCCGACCCAATTCAATAACCCAGAAGATTTAGAAAACTATCCCAGAACATCTTCATCCGACATAGAAAAGCTTGAGGGAGTTTCATGCGATTTTTTATTCATGCCGTCGAAAGAAGAAATGTACCCGCATGAAAACAGCATTAAGATTCAACTTGGATCAATCGCAAATCAACTGGAGGGCAAATTCAGGCCTGGACACTTCGATGGTGTGGGCGTGGTCGTTTCAAAGCTATTTAACATCGTTCAACCTGATCAAGCATTTTTCGGACAAAAAGATCTACAGCAATTTTTTATCATCAAAAAGCTAATAGATGAGGTAAACTTTCCGATAACCCTCAACATGGTACCAACAGTCAGGGAGGCTAACGGACTAGCCATGTCATCAAGAAACTTAAGGCTAAATTCAGATCAAACCGAAGATGCCAGTCTTATTTACAAAAGTCTTCTAAAAGCCCAAAAAATGCTTTTATCTCATACCCCAATTCTAGAAGTCAAGGCAAAAATCGAAGAACTATTCAGTACTCAACGATGTTTAGAACTCGAATACTTTGAAGTC
It includes:
- the panC gene encoding pantoate--beta-alanine ligase, with the protein product MKVFQTIVQIREKVQSFRAQGRTIGFVPTMGALHQGHLALVQSSKQNCDITIASIFVNPTQFNNPEDLENYPRTSSSDIEKLEGVSCDFLFMPSKEEMYPHENSIKIQLGSIANQLEGKFRPGHFDGVGVVVSKLFNIVQPDQAFFGQKDLQQFFIIKKLIDEVNFPITLNMVPTVREANGLAMSSRNLRLNSDQTEDASLIYKSLLKAQKMLLSHTPILEVKAKIEELFSTQRCLELEYFEVINTDNFESVNDVVEKEKIAMCIAAEIGRVRLIDNLMLIS
- a CDS encoding glycogen/starch synthase; the protein is MSKLRILYVANEIQPFLQTSEVADFVRKLPQAMQERGMEIRILVPRFGLINERKNRLHEVVRLSGINISVGEEEKPLVIKVASIPNAKLQVYFIDNEDYFHRKSVFFDKEDNFYEDNDERAIFFCKGVLETVKKLGWAPDIVHCNDWMTSLIPLYLKTTYKNDPIFQNTRSVFTIYNNAFAHQFGADLLDKVKMMDIEDSMLENLKSADFAGFIKTGAEYADAVIRAEEEASDVLSNLFSEIGQGKTVSTIEKDDDFLDSYYNLYNELVG
- a CDS encoding DUF4270 family protein, with protein sequence MAKIRIYATLILGIVIFNSCEEKGEFGLGSDDVAPIEFDVEEISLGTSLVWLDSIPSSSTGRLMVGEHVGSEFGTMQAKAFIALDLNESTHPTLEESVLDSTRINFRVSYLYDTASNRELSLRAYQIGEEFKDTTYITRNELAQTNMLLASGDVMIDKFDSTYSIGVDETWSTQIFEGIRNGDVTFDTQDAFDDFFPGFVLRHEGASNNIFGLSIGATFEMVFYYSDPVGDGSGDVVNKTITMNSTGMPNFHNFTIDRSATDFSVVQETNVVYGGLSRLTVQSGAGVVTRLDLSDFQRFNSENDGVIVNLSEIKVGPIGDLPEGVFPPPVLFMALTDERNSIIPDGSGFRSIQRDGANVLSDDAPVQLIYNTDDRTYTASLTTYTQAYLSDIFRRNEVFLYPTNMSLSVNGLTVAVEDVQLKIFFSQLR